A single window of Pseudarthrobacter psychrotolerans DNA harbors:
- a CDS encoding aspartate carbamoyltransferase catalytic subunit, whose product MKHLLSTEDLSLANAIRILDTAEEMAAVGDREVKKLPALRGRTVVNLFFEDSTRTRISFEAAAKRLSADVINFAAKGSSVSKGESLKDTAQTLAAMGADAVVIRHWASGAPHRLAATDWIDAAVINAGDGTHEHPTQALLDAFTMRRHWSQLAGSASIGADLKGMRVAIAGDVLHSRVARSNVWLLRTLGADVTLVAPPTLLPIGVEHWPCKVSYNLDDTLAQGVDAVMMLRVQGERMNASFFPSTREYSRRWGFDDNRLRALDSLGLKDTIIMHPGPMNRGLEISSAAADSPRSTVLAQVRNGVSVRMATLYLLLSGDTREPAASAGAATNTARTNTAHTNAARSNAAHSTKESN is encoded by the coding sequence GTGAAACACCTCCTCTCCACTGAAGACCTCAGCCTGGCCAACGCCATCCGCATCCTCGACACCGCCGAGGAAATGGCTGCCGTAGGGGACCGCGAAGTCAAGAAGCTACCGGCCCTCCGCGGCCGCACCGTGGTGAACCTCTTCTTCGAAGACTCAACCCGCACGCGGATCTCCTTCGAAGCGGCCGCTAAGAGGCTGTCCGCCGATGTCATCAACTTCGCCGCCAAGGGCTCCTCCGTCTCCAAGGGCGAATCCCTCAAGGACACAGCCCAGACGCTGGCAGCCATGGGCGCGGACGCCGTCGTGATCCGGCACTGGGCCTCGGGCGCGCCGCACCGGCTCGCCGCGACGGACTGGATCGACGCCGCCGTTATCAATGCCGGAGACGGCACCCACGAACACCCCACGCAGGCTCTCCTGGACGCCTTCACCATGCGGCGGCACTGGTCGCAGCTGGCGGGCTCCGCGTCCATCGGGGCAGACCTCAAAGGCATGCGCGTAGCCATCGCCGGCGACGTCCTGCACTCCCGCGTGGCCCGCTCCAACGTCTGGCTGCTCCGTACGCTCGGCGCCGACGTCACCCTCGTGGCGCCACCCACCCTGCTGCCCATCGGCGTCGAGCACTGGCCGTGCAAGGTCAGCTACAACCTGGATGACACCCTGGCACAGGGTGTGGACGCCGTGATGATGCTGCGGGTTCAGGGCGAGCGGATGAACGCCTCGTTCTTCCCCTCCACCCGCGAATACTCGCGCCGCTGGGGCTTTGATGACAACCGGCTCCGGGCCCTGGACAGCCTGGGACTGAAGGACACCATCATCATGCATCCCGGACCCATGAACCGTGGCCTGGAGATTTCTTCCGCGGCCGCCGACTCGCCCCGTTCCACCGTGCTTGCACAGGTGCGCAACGGCGTCTCGGTCCGGATGGCCACCCTCTATCTGCTGCTCTCCGGGGATACCCGCGAACCAGCCGCCTCCGCGGGCGCGGCCACCAACACAGCCCGCACCAACACAGCCCACACCAATGCAGCGCGTTCAAACGCCGCCCATTCCACCAAGGAGAGCAACTGA
- the gmk gene encoding guanylate kinase, translated as MSKKPGLTVLAGPTAVGKGTVSTYIRDNYPEVWLSVSATTRAPRPGEQDGVHYFFKSKEEFESLIAAGEFLEWAVVHGQNTYGTLKSTVNEAIAAGRSVLLEIDLQGARQVKEAVPDAQFVFLAPPTWEEMVRRLVGRGTETAQEQQRRLETAKLELAAEPEFDHTVINDDVRRAADELVSLMGLTPHPH; from the coding sequence GTGAGCAAGAAACCGGGACTGACAGTCCTCGCTGGTCCGACGGCTGTTGGCAAAGGCACCGTGTCCACCTACATCCGGGATAACTACCCCGAAGTCTGGCTTTCCGTATCGGCCACCACCCGCGCTCCGCGGCCCGGTGAGCAGGATGGCGTCCACTACTTCTTCAAGTCCAAGGAGGAGTTCGAGTCGCTCATTGCGGCCGGCGAGTTCCTGGAGTGGGCAGTAGTCCACGGCCAAAACACCTACGGCACGCTGAAGAGCACTGTAAACGAGGCCATCGCCGCCGGCCGGTCCGTCCTGCTGGAGATCGATCTCCAGGGTGCACGACAGGTCAAAGAGGCCGTTCCGGACGCCCAGTTTGTGTTCCTGGCACCGCCCACCTGGGAAGAAATGGTCCGCCGGCTGGTCGGTCGCGGCACGGAAACAGCGCAGGAACAGCAGCGCCGTCTGGAAACCGCTAAACTGGAACTTGCCGCTGAGCCGGAGTTCGACCACACCGTCATCAATGATGACGTTCGACGCGCAGCGGACGAGCTTGTTTCACTCATGGGGCTGACCCCGCACCCGCACTAG
- the mihF gene encoding integration host factor, actinobacterial type, with protein MSLRPLSVSERAAALNKAAAARAARAAAKDRLKNGKTSAAALLDASAADDALARMRVVELLEALPGIGKVRAAAIMERLGIAASRRLRGLGIHQRQALVDFIDEK; from the coding sequence ATGAGCCTGCGACCCTTATCCGTTTCGGAACGCGCGGCCGCCCTGAACAAGGCGGCCGCCGCCCGGGCCGCTAGGGCGGCCGCGAAAGATCGCCTCAAGAACGGCAAGACGTCGGCCGCGGCGCTCCTGGACGCCTCCGCCGCGGATGACGCCTTGGCCCGGATGCGGGTGGTGGAGCTGCTGGAGGCCCTGCCGGGCATTGGAAAAGTCAGGGCTGCCGCCATTATGGAGCGGCTGGGTATCGCGGCGTCCCGCCGCCTCCGCGGCCTGGGCATTCACCAGCGCCAGGCGCTGGTAGATTTTATAGACGAGAAATAG
- a CDS encoding PrsW family intramembrane metalloprotease — MGGAALVFLSLFLVVPFLLANTGVGGFMAGFVLSLIPLSAVLLAVYLIDRWEPEPKRLLFFAFTWGAAVSIAVTLLVQPFFALTFQFSDVAGFRTFMATVQAPVVEEFAKSLGLLLILLLARKHFDGPVDGIVFAFTIAGGFAFTENILYFGRAIAESANPGTDLAQIFLLRGVMSPFAHAIFTGTTGLIMGFAARRWHSGASVLAFVIGLIPAMLLHNRWNSMGAGFLAEYILIQVPIFVLAVVGIILLRVAENRLTRQRLMEYSAVGWFSPAEVELLATPRGRRTALQWAAGYNRRPQMKAFLHSATQLAFIRQRILSGRDIQLHQMEEQQQLQRILSLRGAVAG; from the coding sequence GTGGGGGGCGCCGCCCTCGTCTTCCTCAGCCTGTTCCTGGTGGTGCCGTTCCTGCTGGCCAACACCGGCGTGGGCGGGTTCATGGCGGGGTTTGTGCTGTCACTGATTCCGCTGTCCGCAGTGCTCCTGGCTGTCTACTTGATCGACCGGTGGGAACCGGAACCCAAGCGGCTCCTGTTCTTCGCCTTTACCTGGGGCGCGGCCGTGTCCATCGCCGTCACACTGCTGGTCCAGCCGTTCTTTGCCCTGACCTTCCAGTTCAGCGATGTGGCTGGCTTCCGGACGTTTATGGCCACCGTCCAGGCGCCCGTGGTGGAGGAGTTCGCCAAGTCACTGGGCCTGCTACTGATCCTGCTGCTGGCGCGCAAACACTTCGACGGGCCGGTGGACGGCATAGTCTTCGCCTTCACCATCGCCGGCGGCTTCGCGTTCACCGAAAACATCCTCTACTTTGGCCGGGCCATCGCAGAATCCGCCAACCCGGGAACGGATCTGGCCCAGATCTTCCTCCTCCGCGGCGTGATGTCACCCTTCGCCCATGCCATCTTCACGGGGACAACCGGGCTCATCATGGGTTTTGCCGCCCGCCGCTGGCACTCCGGGGCTTCGGTGCTGGCCTTTGTCATCGGACTGATCCCCGCGATGCTGCTGCACAACCGGTGGAACAGCATGGGCGCGGGGTTCCTGGCGGAGTACATCCTGATCCAGGTGCCCATCTTTGTGCTGGCCGTTGTGGGGATCATCCTGCTCCGCGTCGCAGAAAACCGGCTCACGCGCCAACGGCTGATGGAATATTCCGCGGTCGGCTGGTTCAGCCCCGCCGAGGTGGAACTGTTGGCCACTCCGCGCGGCAGGCGCACCGCCCTGCAGTGGGCGGCCGGCTACAACCGCCGGCCGCAGATGAAGGCGTTCCTGCACTCCGCCACCCAGCTCGCCTTCATCAGGCAGCGCATCCTCAGTGGCCGCGACATCCAGCTTCACCAGATGGAGGAACAGCAGCAGCTGCAGCGGATTCTGTCCCTGCGCGGCGCCGTCGCGGGCTGA
- the pyrR gene encoding bifunctional pyr operon transcriptional regulator/uracil phosphoribosyltransferase PyrR, whose product MTSVTNAPVPARVVLNQADIDRALTRIAHEILEANKGSKDLVLLGIPRRGYPLAVRLAHKIAAADPTVDATAIVGQLDVTMFRDDLSHQPTRPPYPTQLPRTGIDNKVVVLIDDVLYSGRTIRAALDAIIDLGRPRIVRLAVLIDRGHRELPIRADHVGKNLPTSSAEKVRVRLEETDTAADGTVVNEVVIEAGE is encoded by the coding sequence TTGACTTCTGTCACAAACGCACCGGTTCCAGCCAGGGTTGTCCTCAACCAGGCGGACATTGACCGTGCACTTACTCGAATCGCCCATGAGATCCTTGAGGCCAACAAAGGGTCCAAGGACCTGGTCCTGCTGGGCATCCCGCGCCGCGGTTACCCGCTGGCCGTCCGCCTCGCACACAAGATTGCCGCCGCGGACCCCACCGTGGACGCCACCGCCATTGTTGGGCAGCTGGACGTCACGATGTTCCGCGATGATCTTTCCCACCAGCCCACCAGGCCGCCGTACCCCACCCAGCTCCCGCGCACGGGAATCGATAACAAGGTTGTGGTGCTCATCGATGATGTCCTGTACTCCGGCCGCACCATCCGTGCCGCCCTTGACGCCATTATCGACCTCGGCCGTCCACGGATCGTCCGGCTCGCGGTGCTGATCGACCGCGGGCACCGTGAGCTGCCCATCAGGGCGGACCACGTGGGCAAGAACCTGCCCACCTCGTCCGCCGAGAAGGTCCGGGTCCGCCTCGAGGAAACCGACACCGCCGCCGACGGTACCGTAGTCAACGAAGTGGTTATCGAGGCTGGCGAGTGA
- a CDS encoding dihydroorotase, with the protein MAENNGTYLIRGASILGAGAEDLLISDGVIAARGAAAATHKDANGATVIEAAGLVVLPGMVDVHTHLREPGREDAETVETGTRAAALGGFTAVHAMANSNPVADTAGVVEQVHSLGRAAGWVDVRPVGAVTVGLAGEQLAELGAMADSRAQVRMFSDDGLCVHDPVLMRRALEYVKAFDGVVAQHAQEPRLTAGAQMNEGAVSAVLGLTGWPAVAEESIIARDVLLAQHVNSRLHVCHVSTAGSVEIIRWAKERGINVTAEVTPHHLLLTDDLVRSYNPVYKVNPPLRTDADVQALRAGLADGTIDVVGTDHAPHPSEHKECEWAQAAMGMTGLETALSVVQHSMIETGLMTWADFARVTSTAAAQIGRMTDQGRPLDAGEPANIVLVDPAARWTVDPAKMATMGRNSPFAGLELPGKVVATFYKGHPTVLDGKLNTPYREPSAAGAS; encoded by the coding sequence ATGGCAGAGAACAACGGAACCTACCTGATCCGCGGTGCATCGATCCTGGGCGCCGGGGCCGAGGACCTGCTCATCAGTGACGGCGTCATCGCCGCCCGGGGCGCAGCCGCTGCCACCCACAAGGACGCGAACGGCGCCACCGTCATCGAGGCCGCCGGCTTGGTGGTACTGCCCGGCATGGTGGACGTGCACACCCACCTGCGCGAACCCGGCCGCGAAGATGCCGAAACCGTTGAGACCGGCACCCGTGCTGCGGCCCTGGGCGGCTTCACCGCCGTCCACGCCATGGCCAACAGCAACCCGGTGGCGGATACCGCCGGTGTGGTGGAGCAGGTCCACAGCCTGGGCCGCGCGGCCGGCTGGGTGGACGTCCGTCCCGTCGGCGCCGTGACCGTCGGCCTGGCCGGCGAGCAGCTCGCCGAACTCGGCGCCATGGCAGATTCCCGCGCCCAGGTCCGCATGTTCTCCGACGACGGCCTCTGCGTCCACGATCCCGTGCTGATGCGCCGCGCCCTGGAGTACGTCAAAGCGTTCGACGGCGTGGTGGCCCAGCACGCGCAGGAACCCCGCCTGACCGCCGGGGCCCAGATGAACGAAGGCGCCGTCTCCGCCGTCCTGGGACTCACCGGCTGGCCGGCGGTCGCCGAGGAGAGCATCATCGCCCGCGACGTGCTGCTGGCGCAGCACGTGAACTCCCGCCTGCACGTCTGCCACGTCTCCACCGCCGGCTCCGTGGAGATCATCCGCTGGGCCAAGGAACGCGGCATCAACGTCACCGCCGAAGTCACCCCGCACCACCTCCTGCTCACTGACGACCTGGTCCGCAGCTACAACCCCGTCTACAAAGTCAACCCGCCGCTGCGGACGGATGCGGATGTACAGGCACTGCGCGCCGGCCTGGCGGACGGCACAATCGACGTGGTGGGCACCGACCACGCCCCGCACCCGAGCGAGCACAAGGAATGCGAGTGGGCGCAGGCTGCAATGGGCATGACCGGGCTGGAAACCGCTCTGTCCGTGGTCCAGCACAGCATGATCGAAACCGGCCTCATGACCTGGGCCGATTTCGCCCGGGTGACCTCCACCGCGGCGGCGCAGATCGGCCGGATGACGGACCAGGGCCGTCCCCTGGACGCCGGCGAACCCGCCAACATTGTTTTGGTGGACCCGGCTGCCCGCTGGACCGTTGACCCCGCCAAGATGGCAACCATGGGCCGCAACTCCCCGTTCGCCGGCCTGGAGCTGCCGGGCAAGGTAGTGGCCACCTTCTACAAGGGCCACCCCACAGTCCTGGACGGCAAGCTCAACACGCCGTACCGGGAACCGTCCGCGGCAGGCGCCTCCTGA
- the coaBC gene encoding bifunctional phosphopantothenoylcysteine decarboxylase/phosphopantothenate--cysteine ligase CoaBC, with amino-acid sequence MRIVLGVGGGIAAYKVASLLRLFTEAGHNVTVIPTEAATRFVGVATWEALSGNPVSNSVFDDVHQVNHVRLGHEADLIVVAPATADLLARAATGQANDLLTNTLLMASGPVLFAPAMHTEMWQHAATRANVETLRSRGVAVLEPASGRLTGTDSGPGRLPEPEAIFDAAMALAQGQSDYQLPLAGRTVAVSAGGTREPLDPVRFLGNRSSGKQGVALAVAARNAGATVRLVAAHMEVPAPAGVDVVKVETALELREAMLAAAADSDVVIMAAAVADFRPAEISGTKIKKRDDTADPVISLVRNPDILQELVELRDHAPENQATRRRQLIVGFAAETGDGQGDVLSYAEAKLRRKGCDLLVVNHVGTDKVFGQDSNSVVILARSGAEPQLAAGSKTEVSVAVITRVGHELNHVSPRA; translated from the coding sequence GTGCGCATAGTCCTCGGAGTCGGGGGAGGGATTGCGGCCTACAAGGTCGCATCGCTCCTCCGGCTTTTTACTGAAGCCGGCCACAATGTCACGGTGATTCCCACCGAAGCGGCTACCCGCTTTGTGGGTGTCGCCACGTGGGAGGCCCTGTCCGGCAACCCGGTCAGCAACAGCGTCTTCGACGACGTGCACCAGGTCAACCACGTCAGGCTCGGCCATGAGGCAGACCTCATCGTGGTGGCACCGGCGACGGCGGATCTGCTGGCGCGCGCTGCCACCGGGCAGGCCAACGACCTCCTCACCAATACGCTGCTGATGGCCAGCGGACCGGTGCTTTTCGCCCCGGCCATGCACACAGAAATGTGGCAGCATGCCGCCACCCGCGCCAACGTTGAAACGCTGCGAAGCAGGGGAGTGGCGGTTCTTGAACCGGCCAGCGGCCGGCTCACCGGCACGGACTCCGGTCCTGGCCGCCTGCCGGAGCCCGAAGCGATCTTCGACGCCGCCATGGCGCTTGCCCAGGGTCAGTCCGATTACCAGCTTCCGCTGGCCGGCCGGACTGTCGCCGTCAGCGCAGGCGGAACCCGGGAACCGCTGGACCCTGTCCGTTTCCTGGGCAACCGGTCCTCCGGAAAGCAGGGCGTGGCGCTGGCTGTTGCTGCCCGCAATGCCGGCGCCACGGTGCGGCTGGTCGCCGCCCATATGGAAGTCCCGGCGCCGGCCGGAGTCGACGTCGTCAAGGTTGAGACTGCCCTGGAGCTGCGGGAGGCGATGCTGGCGGCCGCGGCGGATTCCGACGTCGTGATTATGGCGGCGGCCGTGGCGGACTTCCGCCCCGCGGAGATCTCCGGCACCAAGATCAAAAAACGTGATGACACCGCTGACCCCGTCATTTCCCTGGTCCGGAATCCGGACATCCTCCAGGAACTGGTCGAACTCCGGGACCATGCTCCCGAAAACCAGGCCACCCGCCGGCGCCAGCTGATTGTGGGCTTCGCGGCCGAAACCGGTGACGGCCAGGGCGATGTCCTTTCCTACGCGGAGGCAAAGCTCAGGCGAAAGGGCTGCGATCTCCTGGTGGTCAATCATGTGGGAACGGACAAGGTTTTTGGGCAGGACAGCAACTCGGTAGTCATCCTTGCCCGCTCCGGCGCCGAACCACAGCTGGCCGCCGGATCCAAAACAGAGGTTTCGGTGGCCGTCATCACGCGGGTCGGCCATGAGCTGAACCACGTTTCGCCACGCGCCTGA
- the carB gene encoding carbamoyl-phosphate synthase large subunit, translating into MPKRTDLKSVLVIGSGPIVIGQAAEFDYSGTQALRVLKEEGLRVILVNSNPATIMTDPEFADATYIEPITPEVVEKIIAKERPDAILPTLGGQTALNTAIALDKNGVLLKYNVELIGANIAAIELGEDREKFKGVVERCGAESARSHIIHTLDEAFTAAEDLGYPMVVRPSFTMGGLGSGLAYNENDLRRIVGQGLQYSPTSEVLLEESILGWKEYELEMMRDKNDNVVVVCSIENFDPVGVHTGDSITVAPALTLTDREYQRLRDISIAVIREVGVDTGGCNIQFAIEPDTGRVVVIEMNPRVSRSSALASKATGFAIAKIATKLSLGYTLDEIPNDITQKTPASFEPTLDYVVVKVPRFAFEKFPAADDTLTTTMKSVGEAMAMGRNFTEALQKALRSLEQKGSQLDFTSVPEWEVPELIEKAKRPTTERLHQVQRALLGGATVEQLFEATKIDPWYLDQLQLLNEISHEIRKAGSLTVEMLKRAKRHGFSDEQIGSLTHNSEAVVRGVRQALGIRPVYKTVDTCAAEFAAYTPYHYSSYDEEDEIALHSKPSILILGSGPNRIGQGIEFDYSCVHASMALRKAGYETVMVNCNPETVSTDYDVSTRLYFEPLTLEDVLEVIAAEERTGGVMGVFVQLGGQTPLKLAQQLADAGVPILGTSPEAIDLAEHRGEFSRVLDNAGLIAPKNGTAVSFDDAKKIADEIGYPVLVRPSYVLGGRGMEIVYDEPNLSRYIANATEITPDHPVLIDRFLEDAVEIDVDALFDGTDMYLGGIMEHIEEAGIHSGDSACVLPPITLGNNVIERVRTATRAIAEGVGVRGLINIQFALASDVLYVLEANPRASRTVPFVSKATGVQMAKAAALIGTGVTIHQLRTAYKMLPETGDGSTLPLDAPVSVKEAVLPFSRFRTPEGKVVDSLLGPEMRSTGEVMGIDKHFDTAFAKSQAAANNALPTEGKIFVSVANRDKRAVIMAVKRLSDLGFEIVSTGGTADVLRRNGIQASTVRKVAEGSSAEGEGTIADLVIAGEIDMVFNTPSGGEARSDGYALRAAATSIGIPCITTVAEFNAAVQAIEAMRTYEWSVTSLQEHAAALVASQKAAAENAAAESAVSQHA; encoded by the coding sequence ATGCCCAAGAGAACTGACCTTAAGAGCGTCCTGGTCATCGGTTCCGGCCCGATCGTCATCGGCCAGGCCGCGGAGTTCGACTACTCCGGCACCCAGGCACTGCGTGTCCTCAAGGAGGAGGGCCTGCGGGTCATCCTGGTGAACTCGAACCCGGCCACCATCATGACGGACCCCGAGTTCGCCGATGCCACCTACATCGAGCCCATCACCCCCGAGGTGGTGGAGAAGATCATCGCCAAGGAGCGCCCGGACGCCATCCTGCCCACCCTCGGCGGGCAGACTGCGCTGAACACGGCCATCGCGCTGGACAAGAACGGTGTGCTGTTAAAGTACAACGTGGAGCTCATCGGCGCGAACATCGCCGCCATCGAGCTCGGCGAGGACCGCGAAAAGTTCAAGGGCGTAGTGGAACGCTGCGGCGCCGAATCGGCCCGCAGCCACATCATCCACACCCTGGACGAGGCGTTCACCGCAGCCGAGGACCTCGGCTACCCCATGGTGGTCCGGCCCTCCTTCACCATGGGCGGCCTGGGCTCCGGCCTCGCGTACAACGAAAATGACCTGCGCCGCATCGTCGGCCAGGGCCTGCAGTACAGCCCCACCAGCGAGGTGCTGCTCGAAGAGAGCATCCTCGGCTGGAAGGAATACGAGCTTGAGATGATGCGCGACAAAAACGACAACGTCGTGGTGGTCTGCTCCATCGAGAACTTCGACCCCGTGGGCGTGCACACCGGCGACTCCATCACGGTGGCACCGGCGCTGACCCTGACGGACCGCGAATACCAGCGGCTGCGCGATATCTCCATCGCCGTCATCCGTGAAGTGGGCGTGGACACCGGCGGCTGCAACATCCAGTTCGCCATCGAGCCGGACACCGGCCGGGTAGTGGTCATCGAGATGAACCCGCGCGTGTCCCGGTCCTCCGCTTTGGCGTCCAAGGCCACGGGCTTCGCCATCGCCAAGATCGCCACCAAGCTCTCCCTCGGCTACACCCTGGACGAGATCCCGAACGACATCACGCAGAAGACCCCGGCGTCGTTCGAACCCACCCTGGACTACGTGGTGGTCAAGGTTCCGCGCTTCGCCTTCGAGAAGTTCCCAGCCGCTGACGACACCCTCACCACCACCATGAAGTCCGTGGGCGAAGCCATGGCCATGGGCCGCAACTTCACTGAAGCGCTGCAGAAGGCCCTCCGCTCCCTGGAGCAGAAGGGCTCGCAGCTGGACTTCACCTCCGTCCCCGAATGGGAAGTCCCGGAGCTGATCGAGAAGGCCAAGCGGCCCACCACGGAACGCCTGCACCAGGTCCAGCGTGCCCTGCTCGGCGGCGCCACCGTGGAACAGCTGTTCGAAGCCACCAAGATCGACCCCTGGTACCTGGACCAGCTCCAGTTGCTCAACGAGATCTCGCACGAGATCCGCAAAGCCGGGTCCCTGACCGTGGAGATGCTCAAGCGCGCCAAGCGCCACGGCTTCTCGGACGAGCAGATCGGTTCCCTCACGCACAACTCCGAAGCCGTGGTCCGCGGTGTCCGGCAGGCCCTCGGGATCCGTCCGGTCTACAAGACCGTGGATACCTGCGCCGCCGAGTTCGCCGCCTACACCCCGTACCACTACTCGTCCTACGACGAGGAGGACGAGATTGCGCTGCACTCCAAGCCGTCCATCCTGATCCTCGGCTCCGGCCCCAACCGCATCGGCCAGGGCATCGAATTCGACTACTCCTGCGTCCACGCCTCCATGGCGCTGCGCAAAGCCGGCTACGAGACGGTGATGGTCAACTGCAACCCGGAGACGGTCTCCACCGACTACGACGTCTCCACCCGCCTGTACTTCGAGCCGCTGACGCTGGAGGACGTCCTCGAGGTCATCGCTGCCGAGGAACGCACCGGCGGCGTGATGGGCGTCTTTGTACAGCTCGGTGGCCAGACTCCTTTGAAGCTGGCACAGCAGCTGGCCGACGCCGGCGTCCCCATCCTGGGCACATCCCCGGAGGCGATCGACCTCGCTGAACACCGCGGCGAGTTCTCCCGCGTGCTCGACAACGCCGGGCTGATCGCCCCGAAGAACGGCACCGCGGTGTCCTTCGACGACGCCAAGAAGATCGCCGACGAGATCGGCTACCCCGTCCTGGTCCGCCCGTCCTACGTGCTCGGCGGCCGCGGCATGGAAATCGTCTATGACGAGCCGAACCTCTCCCGGTACATCGCCAACGCCACGGAAATCACCCCGGACCACCCGGTGCTGATCGACCGGTTCCTGGAGGACGCCGTCGAAATCGACGTCGACGCGCTCTTCGACGGCACCGACATGTACCTGGGCGGCATCATGGAACACATCGAGGAGGCCGGCATCCACTCCGGCGACTCCGCGTGTGTCCTGCCTCCCATCACCCTGGGCAACAACGTGATCGAACGCGTCCGCACGGCAACCCGCGCCATCGCCGAGGGCGTGGGCGTCCGCGGCCTCATCAACATCCAGTTCGCGCTGGCCTCGGACGTTCTCTACGTGCTCGAAGCGAACCCGCGGGCCTCCCGCACCGTGCCGTTCGTCTCCAAGGCCACGGGCGTCCAGATGGCCAAGGCCGCCGCGCTGATCGGCACGGGCGTCACCATCCACCAGCTCCGGACCGCCTACAAGATGCTGCCGGAAACCGGCGACGGCTCCACGCTGCCGCTCGACGCTCCGGTCTCGGTCAAGGAAGCCGTGCTTCCGTTCAGCCGCTTCCGCACCCCGGAAGGCAAGGTCGTGGACTCGCTGCTCGGGCCGGAGATGCGGTCCACCGGCGAAGTCATGGGCATCGACAAGCACTTCGACACCGCTTTCGCCAAGAGCCAGGCAGCCGCCAACAACGCCCTGCCCACTGAAGGCAAGATCTTCGTCTCCGTGGCCAACCGGGACAAGCGTGCGGTCATCATGGCCGTCAAGCGCCTCTCGGATCTCGGCTTTGAGATCGTCTCCACCGGTGGCACGGCCGACGTCCTGCGCCGCAACGGCATCCAGGCCAGCACGGTCCGCAAGGTCGCCGAGGGCAGCAGCGCCGAAGGTGAGGGCACTATCGCAGACCTCGTCATCGCCGGCGAGATCGACATGGTCTTCAACACGCCCTCCGGCGGCGAAGCCCGCAGCGACGGCTACGCCCTGCGTGCCGCCGCGACCTCCATCGGCATCCCCTGCATCACCACGGTGGCCGAGTTCAACGCGGCGGTGCAGGCCATCGAGGCCATGCGCACCTACGAGTGGTCAGTGACCAGCCTGCAGGAGCACGCCGCTGCCCTGGTGGCGTCCCAGAAGGCCGCCGCGGAGAACGCGGCAGCCGAGTCCGCGGTTTCGCAGCATGCCTGA
- the carA gene encoding glutamine-hydrolyzing carbamoyl-phosphate synthase small subunit: MFRGTSYGVQGTALGEAVFATGMTGYQETITDPSYARQLVVQTAPHIGNTGVNSEDAESRRIWVAGYIVRDAARRPSNWRSERSLDEELIEQGIVGIQGVDTRAITRHLREHKTMRAGIFSGAAAKATDKELLDAVLASTPMEGARLAEEVSVSEAYVVDPQDHGWDGEPRFSIAAIDLGIKAMTPIRFAERGVRVHVLPATSTLEDVKSVNPDGFFMSNGPGDPATADAQVKLLRSVLDEKLPYFGICFGNQILGRALGFGTYKLRYGHRGINQPVLDRRTGKVEITSQNHGFAVDAPLDGATQAPEERYGRVEVSHISLNDDVVEGLACLDIPAFSVQYHPEAAAGPHDAAYLFDRFIDLMADTKAAGTKNTTDSKTEDKK; encoded by the coding sequence ATGTTCCGCGGCACCAGCTACGGCGTGCAGGGCACTGCCCTGGGCGAGGCCGTGTTCGCCACCGGCATGACCGGCTACCAGGAAACCATCACAGACCCCTCCTACGCCCGCCAGCTGGTGGTGCAGACCGCGCCGCACATCGGCAACACAGGTGTGAACAGCGAGGACGCCGAGTCGCGCCGTATCTGGGTGGCCGGCTACATCGTCCGCGATGCTGCCCGCCGCCCCTCCAACTGGCGCTCCGAACGCTCCCTGGACGAGGAGCTCATCGAGCAGGGGATCGTTGGGATCCAGGGTGTGGACACCCGCGCCATCACCCGCCACCTGCGCGAGCATAAGACCATGCGCGCCGGGATCTTCTCGGGTGCGGCCGCCAAGGCCACGGACAAGGAACTCCTTGACGCGGTCCTGGCCAGCACCCCGATGGAAGGCGCCCGCCTGGCCGAGGAAGTCAGCGTCAGCGAGGCTTACGTGGTGGACCCCCAGGACCACGGCTGGGATGGCGAGCCGCGCTTCAGCATCGCCGCGATCGACCTCGGCATCAAGGCCATGACCCCCATCCGGTTCGCCGAGCGCGGCGTCCGGGTCCATGTCCTGCCGGCAACCTCCACCCTCGAGGACGTCAAGAGTGTCAACCCGGACGGCTTCTTTATGTCCAACGGCCCGGGCGACCCCGCCACAGCCGACGCCCAGGTCAAGCTGCTGCGCTCCGTCCTGGACGAGAAGCTGCCGTACTTCGGCATCTGCTTTGGCAACCAGATCCTGGGACGCGCCCTGGGCTTCGGCACGTACAAGCTCCGCTACGGCCACCGCGGCATCAACCAGCCCGTCCTGGACCGCCGCACCGGCAAGGTGGAGATCACCTCGCAGAACCACGGCTTCGCCGTGGACGCACCGCTCGACGGCGCCACGCAGGCCCCCGAGGAGCGTTACGGCCGTGTCGAGGTCAGCCACATCAGCCTCAACGACGACGTCGTCGAAGGCCTCGCGTGCCTGGACATCCCCGCCTTCTCGGTGCAGTACCACCCGGAAGCCGCAGCCGGCCCGCACGACGCCGCCTACCTGTTTGACCGTTTCATCGATCTGATGGCGGACACCAAGGCAGCCGGCACCAAGAACACCACCGATTCCAAGACTGAGGACAAGAAGTAA